The genomic segment gtgtgtgcaggtgagacTCTTCCTCTTTGCATCCTGGTCCTCTCCTTCGGGTCCTTAACAGCCATCAATGTATGTGCAAACCACCACTACTCCTGACACTCGCTTACTCCCCTCAGGTGTAGAAGTCTCGTGTGTCTCCATTTGGCTTCTAATAAGACGGGCTCTTTGTCCTAAATCCCTTATTCCATGGGTAGAATTAGAGAAGACCTGGCTGTCTTAGTCAGTTCATCACTTAAAGCTGGGGAGACAGAGTGGCACTGAAAAGAGGTGGCCTCCTCAGAGTCTTGTCATAGGTTTTAGGAAGAGTGAGTATGGTTTGGTATTTTCAAGTCAAGGAATAACTAAACAATAGTCGGACTCCCTGAAGCTGGCATATGTTTTTATGAGACCCTCAGAGGGTTGGGAGAATTGTCTCTTATAATATTGAGACATCAGATTTTGTCTGAAAGACAGCAGCAAAATCCATTCTAGTGGACCAACAACAACCACCGACATGTCCCCCTTCTTGGATACAAGGCTCGCTCTTCCCCTACCACCATGCATTTCCCCCTGTCTTCATATTCCCTTTTTGAAGGGTAGTTAGAACTCCGAGCTCATTTGGAGAGGCGTGTGTTGCTGTGTGCACTCCCTGCTCTTCTGCTTGCAGTTTCCTTTCCCTGGGAGAAATCTCTCTGGTGGGGCCGATTTCCACTCTTTTTCTGATGCAAAGCTCTTCAACAAAATTCCCAGGTGTGCTTCTGCTTGAGTTGATTATGTACAACAAAGGCTTTGTCAAGAGTTGAGCCTACGAAGGAGAAATTTTAATTAACACAGCTTCAGGCTGTGTTTTATTCACTGACAAGGCAAGTtcccagaattttttttccaaaattatatTAACTATTTGTTCAATACCTGTTTGTAAGTGACTGCAGTGGACTCTACTTTCTTTGGTTGGCTTTTGTCTTACAGACTTCCATAACAAATCCTATTGGGCATCAATGTaatactatatttatttattttaactaggcCATTTTCTCACAAATTTAAAAATGCCAAAGATTAAAAAACCGTGTCCCATGGAGACTTTCTTCTCTAACTCAGTGTCAGCAATCAGAGTTGTATGACTCTTTCCTCTGAGTCAGTGTTGCTGTTTTCTTGCACACCAGCCTGGATACTTAATTTGTGAGTACATGTGTTCAATGCCTGCTATGCATCGTTGCACTTTAAAACAATTTAGAGAGAATTCTATAGAAACTCACTAAAATCCTGTTTCTTATTTGCATCATTCCATTGTTTAATATTTCTTCTATTgattaattagattatttgtgatttttttattttactttaatcaAACCTACATCTTGTCTACAAGTCATTTTGCACACATTCAAATATTTCTGTTAAATTGCCTACCGGGAGAgctgctcaaaacaaaaccaaaccctacccttcttttctgaaaatctgtcttctgagtgcttctTCTTCCCATGTCAGCATCTTACCACTTCCTTCCCCACATCATGACCTTGCCCTTGTCTATAACACTTCCTTTATCTCACTCACGGTTGGTAAAGTGGTTTTGCTCCTTCCCTGAGAAGTCTCCTTTCTCATCTCTATTGTCTTGCTAGTTTTCCTTCGCTAGAGGATAGAAATTTTTTAATGTCTGCTAGCCTTGGATGTTGGCTCAGATTAAAGAATTAAGTATTAGTATTAAGAACAAATTAGCTCTGAGCATGTGTGAGATATGCTCTGTGTAGCCTCATTTATAtgatgggtttgttttttttctgtctggcaTTGGTAGCTTTGAGTGATTCCTGAGCTAGTCACATTCCCGACTGCAGGGAGGGTCCTCTGGCTTCCTGCTTGGTGGAAAGGAATCTGAGTCCAGGAGAAAAGCCCAGACAATGTGCCATCTTCACATTGCCCTTTGGACTTGCAGTGGCCTCAGCTTCCCTGGTCTGTAACttcatttccccttccccagaGAAGCAGGCTAGTCTGCCTGCCAGGGGTGAGGAAGAACCCCTTTATGTGGGGTCGGGGGAGACATGTATGGCAGTCTGTTTCTTCAGTAGACTTCCAGGTGGTCCCTTTGTTGGTCCCCTACTCATCCTGGTTTACATTGCTGCATCCTGCAATCAATTCTGAGCGCTTGGGGGTTTGCTCTGTAGTTACTGTTCTGTATTATCACTGCCACTACTGGGCTTAGCCTTCTAAGATGCAAGTTGTTCTCCTTCCACCCTGCTGTGGCAGTATCTGAAGATAGTGCCAGCTGCTGCCCCGCTATTTACTTCCCTTGTTTCTGTGGCCACTCTCCTTAGAGTGAAGTTTTAGAGATGTCCATAATGGGCAGGGGCAAGCACCCATcttcccccagaactggagatCTTCATaccatatgtattttaaaggtaaccTTTAGTAACCCTCAGTGGTTGAGAGGAGGCTCTAGGGAGTACCTGGTGTAACCCCCTCTCTTTTCCCTGCCCCAAAGGCAGAACGGGAAAAGTGTCCATCTATGTGACTCTACTcgatttctttccctctcctgggGAGAGTTTGTGTTTTTACCAGTGTGAACTACTGGTTTTGTCCGTCTCTCTGGAGAAGGCACCTGTGGTCTATTCGCCGGTGCTCctgtcctgcctcttcctttaTTTCTGCTAAGTCTCTACTGCTTCTGCCCCTTCAGGATGTGTGGTATGCTCAGCCTTCAGTAATCAGAAAGTTCTTGACCTTTTCACTGCTCTGGGGGAACTTCTAAGAGAACTCCAGCTCAAACACTTCCATTTGCAAAATACCAATGTCCTAGAGAGATTCTACTTGTGATCATGTGGATTTGGGAGAGAATTATACCCTTACAATGTTGAGCCTAATCTATCTTcaggcatatatatacatatatgatatattgatatatatgatatatttgaggcagggtctcactatgtagctctggctgtcttggaactcactatgtagaccaggctgaccttgaactcacatagattcaTCTTCTTCtctcaagtattgggattaaaggtttgcaccaccatgcctggctaaaaatATTTGTCAGTTAAGTTTTTAAGTTAAGGATCTCTATTCCATACTTGTTGCAATTGTAAGTAAATATTCTGACTTTTTCTGTTAATTTTGTTAATTAGTTGGTGGTAATTATGGGAAGACTAATGATTTTTAGGTGTAGAATTATAcataacttatttttttctcatttttgagcCACACAATAACCTGATTTAGCATAACTTAAAATTAAACTAATTTTCCATGTTTCTTATAGAAAATGTAGAAAGTACAAAGAAATTTAGGGAAGTGATATTTAATGCCACTACACAGAACAGATTACACTGTTAATATCTTGGCATATTTTCTTCAAACCTTGAGAAATTCTTAAAACCATTagtaattttttatattaaaatgtcataaatagtcaagtatggtggcacacacctttaatcctagcactggggagccagaggcaggtggaactctataagtttgaggccagcctggtctttaaaGTGAGTCCCAAGACCGCcagagctgttgcacagagagaccctgtttcaataaaataaaataaaatgtcataaatATCCCATTGACTAAATATTATTTTACCATATATCATAGTTTTTAGTTACTTCTgaatttttatcatatttgtgtgtatgtgtgtcacagCACATATATGGTGGGCAGAGGATAACGTGCTGGAATCTTTCTCTCCTAACGTGTGTGATCTGGGGATAGAACtaaggttgtcagccttggttgttagcacctttaccctctgagccatctcgccgcCCCTTAGTTACTTCTCTCTGTTGGACGCTTCCATTGCCTCCAATATTCTTCATTTACTAAGCGTTTTAAGATAAGAAGTACCATAAGGGCCAGTGAGACTGCagccctgagttcaagccctgggaTGCATGTGGTGGAAAgcgagaactgacttctgcaagttgtcctctgacctccacacaggtgctgcagtggcaggggtggggggccgGAGAGACATAGGTGTGCACCCTCTGCCCCCCaggtaaatgtaattaaaatgtgttttaaaaacatactgtAAGCTTTCATGtctgaaaataataatgaaacttCCTTGGCCTTAGTTTGCCATTAATGAAATTAATGGCCATCCTTTTCCCACAAAGACTTTGTGTTcttatttggttttgctttgaaatagggtctcactatatagccaaggctgacttTGACCtcaagatcctcttgcttcagtgGCCCTCATGGGGagtgagattacaggtgtgcaccaccacacctgcaaCTTTAAGGGTAATTATGAGAGTTAGATGTGAAGATGCAGTAGAGTCCCTACCATGGTTCCTAGTACATGACAGATGCTCTAAGTAATGGCAGCCGCCATCAGTTTTAAACCACTAAGTGCTGCTTACATCCCCACAGCACATCTTCGCCATCCATCAGCTTCTGTGCCTACTGCTGTCTCTATTTAAATAATAGGTAACTGAAATTCAGAGAGATTATGCCCACTTGATCATTTTTACTGCCTACGTACTTTTCTTAAAAGAGCAAATCCTCAAGTGGTTATGACCTGGGGCCTTTACTGATTTTATGTTATCTTATTGTGTGGTGATGGTGTTTGAACCCAGAACTTTGTGCATACTAGGTAAGTGATTGATCCCTGAACAACATCCTTAGTCCTGACCTAGAGAATCAGATATGAGACCGGAGAATAGACCAGTTCCTGACAGGTCccactagttaaaaaaaaaagcttgaaacTAATTTCTCAGTTACATGTAGAAAGTGTTAGAAGTTACCCAACactattttttttggggggggcgggggttcgagacagggtttctctgtgtagttttggtgtctgtcctggatctcactctgtagaccaggctggccttgaactcatagagatccacctggctctgcctctcgagtgctgagattaaaggcgtgtgccaccaccacctggctctttttttttaaatctttaaagagactACACATTTATCTAGACAAAGTCATATTTAAGGATGACAACACACTGGGCAAAGCCACAATGTCCTCAACATTATGTTaactatatttatatatgtatgtattataatgTTGAATTTTATAAACCTGCTTCCAGATCCCAGCTCTCCCTGACAATGGCCTCGGCTGGCAACCAGACTCTCATCTCCCACTTTGTCCTCCTGGGCCTCTTCTCCCGCTCGCCGCTGCaccttttcctcttctccatcaTCATGGTCATGTTCCTGGTAGCCCTCTCTGGCAACGGGCTCATGATCCTCCTCATCCTCATGGACTCTCGCCTGCACagccccatgtacttcttcctcagctGGCTGTCGCTCATGGACCTCATGCTCATCTCCACCATTGTGCCACGGATGGCTGCTGACTTCCTCATGGGCCGGGGCTCCATCTCCTTCACAGGCTGCGGACTCCagatcctcttcttcctcaccctcctgggGGATGAATGCTTCCTGCTGGCCttcatggcctatgaccgctatgtggccattaGCAACCCCCTGAGGTACTCTGTAGTCATGAGCCGCCGTGTCTGCTGGCTCATGGTAGCAGGGTCTTGGCTCTTTGGCCTGGTGGATGGGCTTATCCAGGCTGTTTTTACACTCCGCTTCCCCTACTGTGGCTCCCAGGAGATTGACCACTTCTTCTGTGAGGTCCCTGCTGTGCTCAAGCTGGCCTGTGCTGACACCTCCCTCTACGAGACCATGATATATGTCTGCTGTGTCCTCATGCTGCTCCTGCCCTTTTCTGTCATCTCTGCCTCCTACATCCGGATCCTGGTGGCAGTGCTCCGTATGCGCTCTGCAGAAGGCCGGCAGAAGGCCTTTGCCACCTGTTCCTCCCACATGATGGTGGTCTCCCTCTTCTACGGGGCTGCCATGATCACGTACATGCGGCCACAGGCCTATCACTCCTCCAAGCAGGACAAAGTAGTCTCTGCCTTCTACACCATGATCACCCCCATGCTCAACCCTCTTATTTACAGTCTAAGGAACAAAGAAGTGACTGGGGCCCTGAGGAAACTCCTGGGAAAGTGTCCCTGTGGCGGTGGGGCTCCTGGTTGAAAACAGCGTCGAAGATGTGAGCTATGGAACCTGAGAGCCTGGGTCAGCCAACTACGGTTTGACTGGGGAGACACAAATGTAGCCTAttgaaaacacatgcacacatttgtgttttcttcattcttaaatatttttactgGGTATAAAATTACATGTTCACAAGTTCCTTTTTAGTCTTCAAATGTCTTTCTATTAGCTTTTTTAGCTATTTCTGATAAGAAGTCACCTGTGTATTTTAATAAGATCCTACACTGTAAGGTTACTTTTGGTTATTTTTTCCTCTAGATATCTTGTCTTCAACGACTTGAAAATGGTATGGTACTAACTAGTGTGGGCTTGTTTTTAACCAATGAACTTGAATTGCCCTAAGATTGTTGGATCTATAGGGAAGACTATAgctataactttaaaaataatgtatataaataCCTATCAGGTTTGGGGGCCTTTGTTGATGTGgtccttgttttgtcttttttttgacagggtctcactatgtagcccaggatggcctcaaactatcaagcctcctgtctcagcatcctcTGTGCTGAGACTATAGCACTACCAGGCCcaactcctccctcctttcttagACTCTTTGGACTGACATTCTGCAGCCACATATTCATCAAAAATGTCCCATGAGATATGAGATAACTTAACAATTTCAGACTATCGGGATACCCAAACGTGGGTATCTGATATGGCCATAATTCTTTTATTCGTCTTCATGTGTTTTGGTTCTGTAACTTTTTATTAGCTCATTTTGCAGTTTGGGGCCAGTGCTCTATCCCACAGGCCAAATCTGGCCCACCGGCTGTTTTGATGATGCTAAAACAAGAGTTGGGTTGTTGTGACAGAAATCATGTGGTCTACAAAATCCTGGACTATGAACCAGCTCATCCCTCACAGTAGAAGCTTATCTGTCTCCATCGCATATTGCTgacattttctctccatttccaaGATGGCTCTGATTTCACACTATAATCCATCATTTCAGCCATTGTGTTTCTCAAGTTTAGAGTCATTTTATTCTTAGAGCTTCAATTTCTCTTTCAAACATATTTAAAGATCTCCATATGTTCAATTATTCTCATAGTCTTCACATTCATTAAACaatttcagagatttaaagtCATGATCTATTTCTAAAACCCATGTGATCTCTGTCTGGATGGATGGCCTTTATCTTAACAGGGTCATGGTTTCTTCACTTTTTGCATGTCCTACATTTTCTGGCTTTATTGTGCACTTTGAATAAAAACATAATTGAAGACTAAACTAgacaattttgttgtattttattttgagagagaatGTCCTCCAAACTCCCTGTTAATATGGCAACTTCCAGGTCCTCTTTGGTTTAAAATGAGATAGCTACCCTTCATCACAAACCTTGATTTTTTCCTATTGCCATGTTCACTTAGGGTGGTTTTTTGATCATAGTAGGATTTGAGCTGCAAGGAGTTGGATTCCACTTCTAGCCATACGTGTTCATCTCTGTATGAACATCTCAGTGCCTCCATTAGGGCACTGACTAAAATGTAATTGAGAGAACTTTCCCCATTTTTTAAAGCACCATTTCTTGTATCATTGAGCAAAATATCTCTGCAaggaatatttaaatttatctagagacaaagacaggaagattgctagttggaggccagcctgagctatgtagtaaAGATCTTTTAccataagaaaatgttttaacaaaAGATATTAAACTTGGGATTCTTCCGTATATTCCAACCTGTTATGCCAGCCCATTAATAGTCTAATTGATCCTGAATTTGGTTTGAGAAATTGAGAGATAAGAGGATACTTTATAGGGGAAATCAACGTCCTTCATAATATGTTAAAAAggaaagccagtgaaagaaatgaaGGACTATCATTATTTATGTACAGCCAATGACTCTGTGGCCTGAGTGTCAATTCATCTGTGAAGGGATTTGTCTCATGTTTACCCACTGCTTTACACCATCTCACATATTCGTTATGATTACCCCATGATATAGGAGTTCATGCTTCCAACCTAATTTATGAGACGGATTGAGCTGGAGCTTTGTGGTAGAGCTCTtggctagcatgcacaagacacagagttcagtccccagagcagcaaacaagaagacaaaaacatcccaaacaaaacacacatgagGAGATCATGACACAGGTGAATGCTTTTCCTGGGTGAATGTTGTATGGAATAGAAAGCACCAGAGGGCAGAATGCCATGGACCTCAGTGCTTCTTATCCCAGGAATGTCCCACATTCCATCTGACCTCTGTAACGGCTTTGTAAAGTTGTTAATACCAATTGGATAAGCACAAgaaactaaggctcagagaaagcAAATGACTTCTAAAAGCTTCCTGTTACTTCTTGTGGCTGAGAAGCACAGGCACAGCATACTTTGTAACTGGttactttttaaagtgttttaatattCATGTATGCAAATCTATCCCTCATACTCCCTTACCTCCACTTCTTCCCTTATTCCTATCAATTTCACGTGTCTAAAAAATAGTCATTGAGGCCACTTAGTGCTgcctatgtgtgcacatgtgtgggaccatctactggagcatggacaGCCTCTCAGGTCCTgcattcctgaagaaaactgaccctctcccccagcagccaccaACTTCCAGTATCTCCTCACATATGGGTGGAacttcatgctgggattttggctggcttgatcttgtacaatattttattatttgtgtgtacagATGCGTGTGTGTGCCATactgtgcatgtgaaggtcagagggcaggtTTGGGGACTATCCAGAGATTGCGCAGATGTCCCATCAGCAGAGAGGTGAACCCAGATCCAGATCCCTCACCAATACTACTGAAAATCAAAAAGCCCTGGAGACCTGTGTACTGTTCAGCCTGCAGGGGAGGAAGAAAATGTACTATTTTAATGCCAggacatgttttctttttctttttaattaattaatttatttgtttattctatgtgtcttttacatcatgtatcttgatcccattcatttccccatcccttctcaTCCACCTTCCACTCCTGCATatccccccaaataaaacaaaatttaagagaaaaaagtaaaataaataaataaacttaaaaatctcgtcatggaagctgcagtgtgacacagtgagtcactccGTAAACCACTTTGTTTGTCCACacatctctacttgcaagtggtcattgcaaagagtcattggtctggtatGAGGTCTCTGGTTTTTAGTGccctattgatgctgggccctcacaaGGGCTCCTCCTGGATagcctgttgttgccctgtgtgtggaaatcctgcagctttgggtctgcagggcaggtcccttcacatgctccagcagatcacagatggggtggatcaCTGGGTGGGCCAATCCATAACCTTAGGCAGGACATGTTTTCTTAtgtagtatttattatttatactttcTTTAATCATGAACTATATCCACCAGTGTAAGCAGGAGGAATTAGTACAGTAGCTCCATCACAATTGTCGAAGTCCTATCAACAGTGTACAGCCTAGTCTCCATCTTAACAGACACTGAGAATGCTGACACACTTGGCCATTCTATTAAGCTTACACCATACTTTAAACAGTATGCTCCAGGTGTATTTGCCAGCTTGCAAATTTGGTCTGAGACAAGGTCAATGACCTCCTTGCCAACGGTATAGTACTCACAGGCAGTAACTGGCAGCATCTTTGGTGCCTCTGATGAGATGCTCAGGGTGGAAGAGAGACCAGTAGGCACCAATATGAATTTCatcaggaaaagggaaagaaatgagcTACCCATCACTAACCACCTGTGCAAATCTGCTCGTTCTGCTTACTTGAAGGGAGACACTTGACTTGGGCATGTGAACAATGAAGGAAACCTTAGGCCAGACTCTTATCAACTCACCAGTGACTATAGATTCCAGGTCTGTGACTACTGCCCTGGACATGCACCTGCCAGAGCTCATCTTACTGAAAAAAAGTGCTGCAAGAATCCTCTCCTCCCACAGCAGTCTTGCCTCTTAGCATCTGGCCATCAGACTATATGCTGTGTTCTAGGCAGTAGAGCTCCCAGCAGGCATGCCCTTCTGGACTCTAGCCTGGCCAGTGTGGATGGAGATGCACTCATGCTGTGGGCAAGGGGGAAAATGTTAAGATCTAAACTAATCTATGAGTAACAcgtaaaaacaaaac from the Peromyscus eremicus chromosome 8a, PerEre_H2_v1, whole genome shotgun sequence genome contains:
- the LOC131915992 gene encoding olfactory receptor 2V1-like; protein product: MASAGNQTLISHFVLLGLFSRSPLHLFLFSIIMVMFLVALSGNGLMILLILMDSRLHSPMYFFLSWLSLMDLMLISTIVPRMAADFLMGRGSISFTGCGLQILFFLTLLGDECFLLAFMAYDRYVAISNPLRYSVVMSRRVCWLMVAGSWLFGLVDGLIQAVFTLRFPYCGSQEIDHFFCEVPAVLKLACADTSLYETMIYVCCVLMLLLPFSVISASYIRILVAVLRMRSAEGRQKAFATCSSHMMVVSLFYGAAMITYMRPQAYHSSKQDKVVSAFYTMITPMLNPLIYSLRNKEVTGALRKLLGKCPCGGGAPG